The Misgurnus anguillicaudatus chromosome 15, ASM2758022v2, whole genome shotgun sequence genome has a window encoding:
- the LOC129419258 gene encoding extracellular calcium-sensing receptor: protein MEPLVALLHMVMAIMTFSKANETVCHLRGEPAYPQLWKDGDIVLGGVFSFHSSWEVRQLAYTVTPPPLKCINLNFRDFQYVQSMLFAIEEINNSTTLLPGVSLGYKIYDTCGSVAVGVKAAMALANGFEKTSVEGPCTKQSEVQAIIGDTTSSACMAITKSIGPFKLPLISHYATCECLSDKIKYPSFLRTIASDYVQSRALAELVRHFGWTWVGALRTDDDYGNSGMATFTKVAEQMGICLEYSLPFFRTYPEDKVMRIIEQIKSSSSRVIVGFLAHWDLEVLLHKFVEHNITGFQWVGTEAWISDSVIASMDKHHILQGAIGLAIPKTQVTGLKEFILDIKPLKSSGSAIFGELWEALFQCKYSTMNDSTFTNECTGNEELSQVQNLFTDMSLMPIFSNVYKGVYAVAHTLHDLLGCKDKCATKKQPDPSTFLKHLKKVRFKTKDGEQVYFDENGDPVAKYEIINWQPSKKQHYEFVTVGLYDASFHGMERLAVNMTSILWGKNSAQVPVSVCSESCHPGTRKAVQKGKPICCYDCIPCTEGEISNITDSITCLRCNEDFWSNLQKDGCVEKETEYLSYKEIMGILLTTISIVGAFTTMIIAVIFFRYKNTPIVKANNSELSFLLLFSLMLCFLCSLTFIGRPSEWSCMLRHTVFGITFVLCISCVLGKTIVVLMAFKATLPGSNVMKWFGPPQQRLSVLAFTLIQVLICVLWLTISPPFPFKNLKYFKEKIILECNVGSAVGFWAVLGYIGLLAILCFFLAFLARKLPDNFNEAKFITFSMLIFCAVWIAFIPAYVSSPGKFTVAVEIFAILASTYGLLFCIFIPKCYIILLKPDKNSKKHLMGKVPS from the exons ATGGAGCCACTTGTTGCACTCCTGCATATGGTAATGGCCATCATGACTTTCTCTAAAGCCAATGAGACTGTATGTCATCTACGTGGAGAGCCTGCATATCCTCAGCTGTGGAAAGATGGAGACATAGTACTTGGAGGGGTTTTTTCCTTCCATAGCAGCTGGGAGGTCAGACAGCTGGCATATACAGTTACTCCACCTCCACTAAAGTGCATCAA TCTTAATTTCAGGGACTTCCAGTATGTGCAGTCAATGCTCTTCGCTATAGAGGAGATTAACAACAGCACCACTTTGCTGCCGGGGGTCTCATTGGGCTACAAGATCTACGACACGTGCGGCTCTGTGGCTGTTGGGGTTAAGGCAGCTATGGCGCTTGCTAATGGGTTTGAGAAAACATCAGTTGAAGGACCCTGCACAAAGCAATCTGAGGTGCAAGCCATCATAGGAGACACAACCTCATCAGCTTGCATGGCAATAACAAAGAGTATTGGACCTTTTAAACTTCCATTG ATCAGTCATTATGCCACTTGTGAGTGTCTAAGTGATAAAATTAAATATCCCTCATTTCTTCGAACTATTGCAAGTGATTACGTTCAGAGCAGAGCACTGGCAGAGCTTGTGAGACACTTTGGTTGGACCTGGGTGGGAGCCTTAAGAACAGACGACGATTATGGTAACAGTGGAATGGCCACTTTCACTAAAGTCGCTGAGCAGATGGGCATCTGTCTGGAATATTCCCTCCCGTTTTTCAGAACGTATCCGGAAGACAAAGTAATGAGAATAATTGAGCAGATTAAAAGCTCGTCTTCTCGAGTAATTGTGGGATTTCTTGCTCACTGGGACTTAGAAGTTCTGCTGCATAAATTTGTTGAACACAACATCACAGGATTTCAGTGGGTGGGCACAGAGGCCTGGATCTCAGATTCAGTCATCGCCAGTATGGATAAGCACCATATTTTACAAGGGGCCATTGGATTGGCTATTCCCAAAACACAGGTGACAGGTCTAAAAGAATTCATTCTAGATATAAAGCCATTGAAATCATCAGGAAGTGCCATTTTCGGTGAGCTTTGGGAAGCTTTGTTTCAATGTAAATACTCCACTATGAATGATTCAACATTCACAAATGAATGTACAGGCAATGAGGAACTTTCTCAGGTGCAAAACCTATTCACAGACATGTCACTCATGCCCATCTTCAGCAATGTGTATAAAGGAGTGTATGCTGTTGCTCATACACTTCATGACCTTCTGGGCTGCAAGGATAAATGTGCCACAAAGAAACAGCCTGACCCCTCAACA TTTCTGAAGCACCTGAAAAAAGTGCGTTTCAAAACCAAAGATGGTGAGCAAGTTTACTTTGACGAGAACGGAGATCCAGTTGCAAAATATGAGATAATAAACTGGCAACCAAGTAAAAAACAACACTACGAATTTGTTACTGTTGGACTTTATGATGCCTCTTTTCACGGGATGGAACGTTTAGCTGTGAATATGACTTCAATTTTATGGGGAAAAAATTCTGCACAG GTGCCTGTGTCTGTGTGCAGTGAGAGTTGTCATCCTGGCACTAGAAAAGCTGTGCAGAAAGGAAAACCTATATGTTGTTATGACTGCATACCATGTACAGAAGGTGAAATCAGCAACATTACAG ATTCTATAACATGTCTGCGGTGCAATGAAGACTTCTGGTCAAATCTACAAAAGGATGGATGTGTTGAGAAGGAGACTGAATATTTGTCTTATAAGGAGATCATGGGAATTTTGCTCACTACTATTTCTATTGTTGGTGCATTTACAACAATGATAATAGCAGTCATATTCTTTAGATATAAAAACACTCCAATAGTAAAAGCCAACAATTCTGAATTAAGCTTCCTACTTCTATTTTCCCTAATGTTGTGTTTTCTCTGTTCACTTACTTTCATTGGTCGACCCTCTGAGTGGTCCTGTATGTTGCGTCACACAGTGTTTGGGATCACTTTTGTCCTCTGTATCTCCTGTGTTCTGGGGAAAACAATAGTGGTGTTAATGGCATTCAAGGCTACACTTCCAGGAAGTAATGTCATGAAATGGTTTGGGCCTCCTCAACAAAGACTCAGTGTTCTTGCTTTCACACTTATACAAGTTCTTATCTGTGTGCTTTGGCTTACAATATCTCCTCCTTTTccctttaaaaatttaaaatacttCAAAGAAAAGATCATATTAGAGTGTAACGTGGGCTCAGCTGTAGGTTTCTGGGCTGTGTTGGGTTATATTGGACTCCTTGCTATTCTGTGTTTCTTTTTAGCTTTCCTGGCTCGGAAACTACCCGATAACTTCAATGAAGCTAAATTCATCACATTCAGTATGCTCATATTCTGTGCTGTATGGATCGCTTTTATTCCAGCTTATGTCAGTTCACCTGGAAAATTCACTGTGGCTGTTGAGATTTTTGCTATTTTAGCATCCACATATGGATTGTTATTTTGCATCTTTATTCCTAAATgctatattatattattgaAACCTGACAAAAATTcgaaaaaacatttaatgggCAAAGTGCCCTCATAA